In the Cellulomonas sp. C5510 genome, CCGGGAGGTCTCGACGAGCTCGCCGGCCATCACCCACGCCGGCGGCTTCTTGGCGAGCGCCGAGCCCGGGAAGATCGCGAACCGCGCACCCCGCGCGCCGAGGTACTCGTTGCGCCCGCGCCGGTCGGGTGCGCGCCCGCCGTCCCGGCCCCGGCCGCGCTGCGGGGCGCCGCCCGACAGGTCGGACGCCTCCTGCATCCCGATCTGCGACAGCAGGCCCGACAGCAGCGCCACGTGGATGCGGTCCGCGTCCCACTCGAGCCGCAGCGAGCCGCGCGCGGCCGTCGCCGGGTCCTCGTGGTCGGCCGAGCCGGCGGACAGGTCGCGGTCGGTGCGGCGCGGGGGGTTCACGGTGATGCCGAGCGGCTTCGCGAGCTCCTTGAGCTGCGTCACCACGTCCTGCCACTCGCGCAGCCGCAGCCAGTTGAGGTACTCCGACCGGCACAGCCGCCGGAACGCCGAGCCCGACAGGTCGCGCTGCGCGTCGCGGACGTACTGCCACAGATTGAGGTAGGTGAGGAAGTCCGAGGTCGGGTCGGCGAAGCGGGCGTGCGCCTGGTCGGCCTGGGCGCGCTGCTCGACGGGGCGCTCGCGCGGGTCCTGGATCGACAGCGCGGCGGCCACGACCATCACCTCGCGCGCGACACCCCGGCGGCCGCCCTCGACGATCATCCGCGCCAGCCGCGGGTCCATCGGGAGCTGGGCGAGCGCCCGCCCGGTGTCCGTGAGGCGGGTGCCCGACGGCCCGGCCTCGAGCGCGCCGAGCTCGGTGAGCAGCTGCACGCCGTCGCGGACGGCCCGCACGTCCGGCGGGTCGACGAACGGGAACGACGCCACGTCGTCCGGCCCCGCGGCGACGCCGACCGCGATCATCTGGAGGATCACGGACGCCAGGGACGTCCGCAGGATCTCCGGCTCGGTGAACCGCGGGCGGGAGGCGTAGTCCTCCTCGGAGTACAGCCGGATCGCGATGCCGTCGGCGACGCGCCCGCAGCGCCCGGACCGCTGGTTCGCGGACGCCTGCGAGATCGGCTCGATCGGCAGCCGCTGCACCTTCGTGGCCTTGGAGTACCGCGAGATGCGGGCGGTCCCCGGGTCGACGACGTAGCGGATGCCGGGCACCGTCAACGACGTCTCGGCGACGTTGGTGGCGAGCACGACGCGGCGGGTGCCGTGCGCCTGGAACACGCGGTGCTGCTCGGCGGCGGACAGCCGGCCGTACAGCGGCAGCAGCTCGACCGCGTCGGGGCGCCGCGCGTCCTGCACCCGTGGGCCCAGGTGCCCCCGCAGCGCCTCCTCGGCGTCGCGGATCTCCCGCTCGCCGGACAGGAACACCAGCACGTCGCCGGGCCCCTCGGCGGCGAGCTCGTCGACGGCCTCGCAGATCGCCGTCATGAGGTCGCGGTCCTCGTCCCTGGCGGCGTCCTTCGCCGCCGGCGCGGTACGCCGGGCCGGGGCGTCGTCCGGGTCGTCGGTGGGCCGGTCGGGGGACAGCGGCCGGTACCGGACCTCCACGGGGTAGGTGCGCCCGGTGACCTCGACGACCGGAGCGGGTGCGCCCTCGGGGTGCTCCGGCGTCGCCGGTCCGGCGAAGTGGGCCGCGAACCGCGCCGAGTCGATGGTCGCGGAGGTGATGACCACCTTGAGGTCCGGGCGTCGCGGCAGCAGCTGCGCGAGGTACCCGAGGACGAAGTCGATGTTCAACGAGCGCTCGTGCGCCTCGTCGATGATGAGCGTGTCGTACTGGCGCAGCTCCGGGTCCCGCTGGATCTGCGCGAGCAGGATGCCGTCCGTCATCACCTTGACGAGCGTCCGGTCCGACGACTCGTCGGTGAACCGCACCTGGTAGCCGACCAGCTCGCCGATGGTCGTCCCCAGCTCGTCGGCGATGCGCTCCGCGACCGTGCGGGCGGCGATCCGCCGGGGCTGCGTGTGCCCGATCTGCCCGTCCCGGCCGCGCCCGAGCTCCAGCGCGATCTTCGGGAGCTGCGTGGTCTTCCCGGATCCGGTCTCGCCCGCGACGATGACGACCTGGTGGTCCCGGATCGCGGCGGCGATCTCCGCGCGGCGGGCCGAGACGGGGAGCTGCTCCGGGTAGGTGACCGGCGGCAGGACGGCCGCGCGGCGGGCGTCGGCCAGGGCGGCGAGGCGGCGTCCGCGGCCCGCACCGCCCCGGCGCCCGTGCGCGCCGGCGCCGCGGGGCCCGCCCGTCGGCTGCCCCTGGTCGGGGCCCCCGGGCGCGCCGGCCGCTGCGGGTGCCCCGGCTGCCGGGCGGCTCCCGCCGCGTCCCCGCCCGGGTCGCCGACCGCGCCGCCGGGGGGCGGGTGCGGGGGAGGCGGGGTCGGCGTCAGTCACGGCGCACCATTGTCACCGCTCGCGGCGGCCGGGCGCGATCCGATTCGCGCAGGGCGATCGGCGGGCGCGGGGCCGCAAAAGGCCTCGACGCCTCGTGCCGGCGCGCCTACCGTCGTCGCCATGTGGATCTGAGCGGCCCCGAGTCCCGTCCCTCGACTCGCGTCGGCCCGCGCCCGTCCGCGCGGCCGCGCCGCTGGTGGTGATCCCGTGCCGGTACCCGGCAGCCCTGTTCCCGCGTCTCCCGCGTCGTCCCGCACGCCCGTGCTGCGTGCCGTCGGCGTCTCCCGCGTGCTCGGCGACCGCCGCGTCCTCACGGACGTGAGCCTCTCCGTGGACCCCGGCCACCGTCTGGCCGTCGTCGGCGAGAACGGCGCCGGCAAGTCCACCCTGCTGCGGCTGCTCGCCGGCGTGGACCGCCCTGACGGCGGCACCGTCTCACGGCCCGCTGACCTGGCGTACCTGCACCAGGAGCCGCCGTTCGGGCCGGGGGCGACCGTCCACGACGTGCTCGAGGACGCGCTCGCGGTGGTGCGCGCGCTCGCGGCCGACCTGGAGCGGACGGCGGCGGCGCTCGCCGACCCCGGTGCCGGACCGGCGGCGGAGACGGCGTACGACCTGGCCCTCGCCCGGGCGCAGGCCGCCGACGTCTGGGACGCCGACGCCCGGGCCCAGCGCGTGCTCGCGGGCCTCGGGCTCGGCGGTGTCGACCCGGACCGGCCCAGCGGCACCTTGTCCGGCGGCGAGCGGAGCCGGCTGGCGCTCGCGGCGGTGCTGGTCCGACGCCCGGGCGCCGTGCTGCTGGACGAGCCGACGAACCACCTGGACGACGCGGCGGCCGAGTTCCTCGCGGCGGCCCTGGTGGAGCTGCCCGGCGCCGTGGTGCTCGCGAGCCACGACCGGGTGTTCCTCGACGAGGTGGGCACCGAGGTGCTCGACCTCGACCCGGTGCCCGGGGGTCCGCGGGTCGTCGGCGGGCGGTTCTCGGACTACCGGGAGGCGCAGCGGGTGGCCCGCCGGCAGTGGCAGGAGCGCTGGGAGGCCGAGCGCGAGGAGGTCGCGGCGCTGCGCGCGTCCCTCGCCGGCGACGGGTCGGCCCGCGCGGTCGCGCCCGGCCGCGCGATGGCGGACCGGAACAAGATGGCCTACGGGCGCTACGGGGACCGGGTCGCGCACCAGGTGTCGCGCCGGGTGCGGGACGCGCGCCGCCGGCTGGACGAGATCGAGGCGGCGCCGGTGCGACGACCGCCGCGCGGGCTCGCGTTCCGGGGGACGCTCACGGCTGCGGCCCGTCAGGACGGGACGGTGCTGGCGGTGCGGGGCGCGCAGGTGCCCGGTCGGCTGTCCGTCCCGGCGCTCGACGTGCACCGGGACACCGCGCTGCTCGTCACCGGTCCGAACGGCTCCGGCAAGTCGACGCTGCTGCACCTGCTCGCGGGCGACCTGGTGCCGGCGCGGGGCTCGGTGCACCGCGCCCGGGGGGCTCGGGTGGCGCTGCTCGAGCAGGACGTGGGCCTCGCGGACGACCCGCGCACGCCCCGGGAGGTGTACGGCCTGGTGACGGGCGGCGTCGCCGGCGCGGTGCCGCTCGTCGAGCTCGGGCTGGTGGCGCCCCGGGACGCGGACCGGCCCTTGCGCGAGCTGTCCGTGGGCCAGCGGCGGCGGGTCGTCCTCGCGCTGCTCGTCGCGCAGGCACCCGACGTGCTGCTGCTCGACGAGCCGACCAACCACATCTCCCTGGCGCTCGCGGACGAGCTGGCCGAGGCGCTGCGGTGCGCCCCGGGGGCGGTGGTCGTGGCGTCGCACGACCGGTGGCTGCGCCGCACGTGGCACGGGACGACCGCGCGCGTCGAGGACGGCGGGCTCGTGTCGGAGGGCGCTCGTAGGGTGGCGGGCATGACGCAGAGCGACTCCCCGGCCGGCGACGGCGCGGCCGCGGCGGCCCCCGTGACGGAGGGCGAGCGCCGCGCGGCGCAGGCGCTCGCCGATGCCGGCATCCCGCACACGCTCGTGCGGCACGGGCGTGTCGGGTCGCTGGCCGAGGCGGCCGCGGCGCGCGGCGTCGAGCCGGCGGCGATCGTCAAGACGCTCGTCGTCCGCCGCGGCGACGACGACTTCCTGTTCGTCCTCGTGCCCGGCGACCGGTCGATCTCCTGGCCGAAGCTCCGGTCGCTGCTCGGCACCAGCCGGATGTCGATGCCGGACGCGGCGACCGCCCGCGACGTGACCGGGTACGAGCGCGGCACGATCACGCCGTTCGGGTCCCTGCGGGCGTGGCCCGTGGTCGCGGACGCGCGGGTGGCCGGCCGCACGGTCTCGATCGGCGGCGGGGGCCACGGCGTGGGCGCGACGCTCGCCGGCGACGACCTCGTGCGGGTGCTCGGCGCGACCGTGGCGGACGTCACGGATCCCGCGCCGGAGGACCGCGGCTGAGCGGTGCCCGAGGGCCCGGGTCAAGCCCGGGTCAAACCCTCCCCTGCGGAGGGGAACTTTCCGGGCCGGTGCGCGCGTTCCCCTGGACGAGGCCCGACGAGGAGGCCGGGGCGGGCGCCAGCGGGTGCGCGACCGGCTGCACCGGTGAATGATCTCCGCGGCCCCGACGACGAGAAGACGAGGACAGATGGACCTGACCGAGGATCCCACCGGCCCCATGGGCGGCATCGGGGTGACCACCGCGCACGGGCGCACGGTGGTCCGGCTGTGGGGAGAGGTCGACGGCGCCCTGCGCGCGGAGGCCAGCGCGTCGATGGCGCAGGCGCTGGCGAGCACCGCTCCCATCGTCGTCGACGCCTCCGGGGTGACGTTCATCGACTCGTCCGGTCTGGCGTTCGTGCTGCAGCTCCACCTGGCCGCCTCCGAGACGGGTCAGCGGCTCACGCTGCGCGACCCGGGGCGCGAGGTGCTGGAGAAGCTGGAGCTGCTCGGGATGTCGGGTGAGCTCGAGATCGAGGACCAGCCCGCCGTCGCCTGACGTGGAGGGCGGCGACTCCTCCACATCCCCCCGCCACGCCGTCCCTCCACAGGGGACGGGGTGGGTGGCGACCGGTGTGGGTGCCCGCGGCTACGTTCGACGCATGCGCCTGCTCCACACCTCCGACTGGCACCTCGGGCGGACCCTGCACGGGGTCGACCTGACGGCGCACCAGCAGGTGTTCCTCGACCACCTGGTCGAGGTGGTCCGGGACGAGCAGGTCGACGCCGTGCTCGTGGCGGGTGACGTGTACGACCGCGCGATCCCCCCGGTCGAGTCGGTCGCCCAGCTCTCCGCGGCGCTCGCGCGGCTCGCCGAGCACGCGGTCGTCGTGCTGACCCCGGGCAACCACGACTCCGCCGTCCGCCTGGGCTTCGGGTCCGACCTGCTGACCGATCGCGTCCGCGTGGTGGCGCGCGCCGACCAGGTCGGGCGGCCCGTCGTGCTGCCGTCCCCGGACGGCGACGTGCTCGTGTACGGCCTGCCGTACCTCGACCCCGACGCCGCCCGCCACACGCTCGCGCCCGGGGAGGAGCCGCTCCCGCGGTCGCACGCTGCGGTGCTCGGCGCCGCGATGGACCGCGTGCGCGCCGACCTGGCCGCGCGGACCGCCGACGCCCTGGCCGCGGGCCGCCCGACGCCGCGCTCGGTGGTGCTGGCGCACGCCTTCGTCGTCGGGGGCGCCGCCAGCGAGTCCGAGCGGGACATCCGCGTCGGGGGCGTCGACCACGCGCCCACGGCGGTGTTCGGCGGCGTCGACTACGTCGCGCTCGGGCACCTGCACGGCCCGCAGCGGGTCGGGGACGCAGCCGCCCGGACGGTGCTGCGGTACGCCGGCTCGCCGCTGGCGTACTCGTTCTCGGAGGCGCGCCACACCAAGTCGACCGCGCTGGTGGACCTCACGCCCGAGGGGCCGGTCCAGGTGCGCCTGGTCCCGGCACCGGTGCCGCGCCGGCTCGCGGACGTCACGGGCACGCTGGCGGAGCTGCTCGGCGAGGCGGGCGAGCCGCACGTGGACGACTGGGTGCGCGTCACGGTCACGGACGAGCTCCGACCGGCCGACCTCTACGCCCGCGTGCGCGGCCGGTTCCCGCACGCGCTCGTCGTGCAGCACCGCCCGCCCGCCCGCGCCACGGCCGGACGGACGAGTGAGGTGACCGCCGCCCGCGACCCGCTCGAGGTGGCCGCCGAGTTCGTGGCGCACGTGACCGGCGCCCCGCCGACGGGCGCCGAGGCGGCCGTGCTGCGGCGCGCCTACGAGGACGCGGCCGCGGCGGAGCGGAGCGCCTGATGCGGCTGCACACCCTCACGCTGCAGGCCGTCGGACCGTTCGCCGGGCGGCACACGGTCGACTTCGCCGCCCTGTCCGCCGGGGGGCTGTTCCTGCTGGAGGGCCCCACGGGCGCGGGCAAGTCGACCGTCATCGACGCCGTGGTGTTCGCGCTGTACGGCAAGGTCGCGTCCGCGGCCGCGAGCGAGGACCGGCTGCGCTCCGCGTTCGCGGGGGAGGACGTCGAGACGGTCGTCGACCTGGTCCTCGAGACCGGGGCGGGCGTCTACCGCGTGCGGCGCACCCCCGCGTACGACCGGCCGAAGCGCCGGGGCTCCGGCACCGTGCGCCAGCAGGCGACGGTCAAGCTCTGGCGGCTGACCGCGGTACCGGCCTCGGGGGAGCCGGACGACGCGGACGGCGAGCTCCTGTCGACCCGGCTGGACGAGGCCGGGGCCGAGCTCACGCGGGTGGTCGGGCTCGACCGCGCGCAGTTCGTCCAGACCATGGTGCTGCCGCAGGGTGAGTTCGCGGCGTTCCTGCGGGCCGACCCCGAGCAGCGCCGCGGCCTCCTGCAGCGGATCTTCGGCACCGAGGTCTACGACCGGCTGCAGCAGCGCCTCCAGGAGCTCGGGCGGGAGGCGTCCCGGGCCGTCGCCGAGGCCCGCGGCCGGGTCCAGGAGTGCGCCGCCCGGTTCGCCGGCGCCTCCGGCGCGGACGACGACGGGGTCGCCGAGCTGCGCGACGCGGCCACGGAGGACCCGTCCACGGTCGCCGCGCTGGTGGAGGAGCGCCTGGGCGTGCTCCGCGCCGAGGCCGCTGCCGCGGAGGAGTCCGCCCGGGCCGCCGCGCGGCGGGCCGCGACCGTCCGGGCGGCCACCGACGAGGCCGGCCGGCGGCTGCGGCTCGTCCGGCGCCGCACCTCCCTGGTGGTCGAGCGCGAGCGGCTCGCCGCCGCGGCCGATCAGCACGCGGCGGACCTCCGGCGGCTCGACCGGGCACGCCGGGCGGCGGTCGTGCGCCCGGCGCTGCGCGGCCTCGACGAGGCCCGGGCGGCGTCCGCCGGTGCCGAGAAGGAGCTGCGCGCCGCCCTCGACGCCGCGCCGGGAGGGCTGGCGCCCGCGGACACCGACGCCGCCCTGGCCGACGCCACGCTGCCGGACTCCCTCGCCGCGGAGCGTGACGCCGGGGCCGCCCTCGTCGCGACCCTGCGGCGGGTCGTCGCGCTCGAGGACGGGCTGCCCGCCCGCCGCCGGGAGCTCGACCGCCTGCGCGACCGCCAGACGGCACGGGCGCGTGCCATCGCCGACGCGGACGAGGTGCTCGCCGCCCGCCCGACGGAGCGGCAGGCGCTGCTCGCCGAGCTCGACGACGCGACCGGCCTCGCCGCGACCGAGCCCGCGCGCGCCCGCGACGTCGCGGACGCCGAGGCGCTGCTCGCCGCCGTGCGTGACCTGCGCGCGGCCGAGGGGGAGCTCGCGGAGGCGACCCGGCAGCGCGCGGGCGCCGCCGCCGTGGCCGGGGTCGCGGTCCAGGAGGAGGCGCGCCTGCGGACCGCCCGGCTCGAGGGCTTCGCCGGCGAGCTCGCCGCCGGGCTCACGGACGGCGAGCCGTGCCCGGTGTGCGGCGCGGCGGAGCACCCCCGACCCGCGCCGCTCGGCGCGGACCACGTGCGCGAGGAGGACGTCGCCGCCGCGGAGGAGCGCCGCCGGGCCGCGGAGGCGGACGTGCGGGAGCGCGACGCGGCCGTCGTCGCGCTGACCGAGCGCTGCGCGGCGCTGCGGGAGCGGGTCGGCGCCACGACCTCCCGACGGGACGACACCGAGCCGGAGAGCGCCGTGCAGGACAGCGCCGTGCGGGACGACGCCGCGCGGGACGGGGTCGCTCAGGGTGGGTCGGTGCGGGACGTCGCGGCGCTGCAGCGGCACGCGGAGGACGAGGTCGGGCACCGCCGGACCCTCCTCGCGGAGGCGCGCGCCGCCGCCGGGACGCGCGACCGGCTCCGGGACGCCGTGGCCGACCACGACCGTGTCACCGAGGAGCTGCGCGCGGGCCGGTCCCGCCTCGCCGACGAGCTGGCGGAGGCGGCGCACGCGCTGACGCGGGCGCAGGAGGAGCTCGACCGGGACGCCGCCGAGGTCGCCGAGGCCCGTGCCGGCCACTCGACGGTCGTCGCACGGCAGGGCGCGGAGCAGGCACGGGTCGACGCCGCGGACGCCGTGCGCGACGCCCTGGCCCGGCACGCCCAGGCCGGCCGGGTCGCCGCGGACCGCGAGGCGGAGCTGCGCCTGCTGCTCGTCGAGCACGGGTTCGCGGCCGGGGCCGAGGAGGACGCCGGCACGACCGCGGAGGACGCGGCCCGCGCCGCCGTCGCGGCGTCGGGGGACGTGGCCGCCGTCGAGCGGGCGGTCGAGGCGCACCGCACGGCCGTCGCCCTCGTCGAGGAGGGACTGCGTGACCCCGAGCTCGCCGACCTCGGCGACGAGGGGCCCGACGCCCTCGCGATCCGGCTCGCGGAGCTCGAGTCCGCCCTCGCCGAGGCCACCGCGACGGCCGACGCCGCCGGTGCCGCCCACGGCTCGGTCCGCGACCGCCTCGGCCGCGCGGCCGACGCGGCGCGGCACGTCGTCGAGGGCGTCTCGGGCCTGTCGGCCGCCGAGCGCGACGCCGGCCCCGTGCTGCGGATGGCCCGCCTCGCGGGCGGCACCGACGCCGACAACGCCGCCGCGCTGTCGCTCGCCACGTACGTGCTGGTCCGCCGGTTCGAGGACGTCGTCGCCGCCGCCAACGAGCGGCTCCGCGAGATGTCCGACGGGCGCTACGAGCTCGAGCGGTCGGACGAGCGCGAGGACGTGCGCAGCCGGCGCACCGGGCTCGCGATGCGGGTGCTCGACCACACCACGGGGTCGGCCCGTGACCCGCGGACGCTGTCCGGTGGCGAGACGTTCTACGTGTCGCTGTGCCTCGCGCTGGGGATGGCCGACGTCGTCATGGCGGAAGCCGGCGGGGTCGAGCTCGGCACCCTGTTCATCGACGAGGGCTTCGGCACCCTCGACCCGCACACGCTCGACGCCGTCCTCGCCGAGCTCGGCAGGCTGCGTGCCGGCGGCCGGGTCGTCGGCGTCGTGTCGCACGTGGAGACCCTCAAGCAGGCGGTGGCCGAGCGGATCGAGGTGCGCCGCCGACCCGACGGGTCGAGCACGCTCACGGTCGTCGCGGGCTGAGCCGGCCCGGGACGCCGTCGGAGCCCGGGGTGGCGCCCGGGGGTGCACGGCCCTGCTGCACGGGTCGTCGGTCACCACGTCCAGCCGCGCGCCGCGAGCTCGACCTCCTCGCGCATCCGCTCCCACGGGTCGCCCTTCGCGCGCGGGAACACCTCGACGCCCGCCAGGCGGCACGCGTCCGCCAGCAGCGCGTCGTACGCGAGCTGGCTCGCGATGATCCGCTCCGCACGCGCCCAGGCGTGCGGATCGGCCTCCAGCTGCTGCAGGTGCTGCGTCACGATCCCGAGCCTCAGCTGCACGTGCAGCGCGTCGAACGGGTCGGGCGGGGGCACGGAGCGCCCGTGCCGGACCCGCGCGGCGACGCGGTCGAGCTGACCGGCGACGCCCGCCCGCAGGCGCGCCTGCACCGCCCGCCGCCGGGGGGACGGCTCACCGCCGGGCACGAGCGCGAGCACGACGACGAACGCCAGCGACGGCGCGAGCAACCAGAACAGCAGGGACCACGGCATCGGAGCACCCCGCCCACCAGCCTAGGCGCCAGCTGTGACGTGCGCCACACTGTATCCGGGGCGGTCGCGCCCGCGGAGCCGGGCCACCGCGGCACGCGGCGCGGGCCCTCCGACCCAGTCCCCGCACCCTCGTGACCTGCACACTCAGGGTCGCGGCCCCGATCTCCCGGGGGTCGGTCAGGGGCGGACCAGGGTGGTCCCGGATGCCCCCCGCACCACCACCCGGGCCACGATCGTCCTGCTGACATCCGACGCACAGGAACTGGAGACCATGACTTCCACCGACGCCACCCCGATCGCGAGTGCACGCGGTCTGGTGAAGACCTACGGATCGGGCGACACCGCCGTGCACGCCCTCGCGGGCGTCGACGTGGACTTCGCCCGGGGCGGGCTCACGGCGATCATGGGGCCGTCCGGCTCCGGCAAGTCCACCCTCATGCACTGCATGGCCGGCCTGGACCGCGCGAACGCCGGCTCGGTCGTCGTCGACGGCCTCGAGGTCAGCGCGATGAACGAGCGACAGCTCACCCGCCTGCGCCGCGACCGGCTCGGGTTCGTGTTCCAGGCGTTCAACCTGGTGCCGACCCTCACGGCCCTCGAGAACATCACCCTGCCGCTCGACATCGCGCGCCGCCCGGTCGATCGCGCGCACCTCGACGCGGTCGTGCAGGCCGTCGGGCTCGCGGACCGCCTGGACCACAAGCCCACCGAGCTGTCGGGCGGCCAGCAGCAGCGCGTCGCGTGCGCCCGCGCCCTGGTGTCCCGCCCGGCGGTGGTGTTCGCGGACGAGCCGACCGGCAACCTCGACTCCACGTCCTCCGGCGAGGTCCTCGGGTTCCTGCGCCGCTCGGTCGACGGCCTGGGGCAGTCCGTCGTCATGGTGACGCACGACCCGACGGCCGCGTCCTACGCGCACCGGGTGCTGTTCCTCGCGGACGGCCGGCTCGTCGGGGAGCTCACCGACCCGACCCCGGAGACCGTCCTCGCGACCCTCACGTCGCTGCGGCCGTCCCCCGTCGCCGCGGGTGTCGCCGACGGGGTGCGCTGATGGGCCGGGTCGCGCTCCGGGGCATCCGCGCGCACCTGGTCCGGTTCCTGCTGTCGCTGCTCGCGGTGGCGCTCGGCGTGGCCTTCGTCGCGGGGACGTTCTCGCTCCGCGAGATGATGTCCTCCACCTTCGACGGCATCGTCGACGCGGCGGCCCCCGGCGACGTGTACGTGCGCGTGCCCCCGGCGGAGGGGGCCTCGGTGACGAACGGGTCGTCCGTCGGGGCGGGCGTCCCCCGCGACCTCGCGGCCCAGGTCGCCGACCTCGACGGCGTCGCGCACGCCATCCCCGAGATCCAGGGCTCGATCGTCCTGGTCGGCGCGGACGGCACCGCGGTGCAGAGCACGCAGGCGCCGAGCTTCGCGTTCCCCTACGTCACCGACGACCCGTCGATCGACATGGTCGAGGGGCGGGGGCCGGAGCGGGCCGGCGAGGTCGCCCTGGAGTCCAACACCCTGGAGTCCTCGGGCTTCGACGTGGGCGACACGACCACCGCCGTCATCGCCGGGCAGGTCACCGACGTGACGATCGTCGGGTCGTTCGACCTCGGCGGCCCGATGGCCGGCGCGACGATCGTCGTCGTGGACCCCGACACCGGCTACGGGCTGTTCGCCCCGGACGGCAACGTCAACGACATCGCCGTCTACGCGGCGGACGGCACCACGCCGGAGGACCTCGTGGCCGAGGTGGCGCAGGTCGTCCCGTCGGGGCTCGAGGCCGTGTCCGGCCAGGAGCTGCGCGACGAGAACAAGGCCGAGATCGGGGAGATGCTCGGCTTCGTCACGACGTTCCTGCTCGTGTTCGCCGGCATCGCGCTGTTCGTCGGCGCGTTCATCATCTCCAACACGTTCGCGATGTCCGTCCGCCAGCGCATGCGGGAGTTCGCGCTGCTGCGGGCGGTCGGCGCCTCGCCCCTGCAGGTGTTCGCGTCGATCCTGGTGCAGGCGGCCGTCGTCGGCCTGCTCGGGTCCGCGGTCGGCGTCGCCGGCGGTCTGGGGCTCGTCCAGGTGCTCAAGGTCGGCCTCGAGGCGGTCGGCATGGACCTCGCGGGCGAGATCCCGGTCGACGGCGCCACCATCGGCGTCTCGCTGGTGGTCGGCACGGTGGTCAGCGTGCTGGCCGCGGCGGTCCCGGCCCGACGGGCGGCGCTCGTGCCGCCCGTGGAGGCGATGCGCGACGACGTGACGGTGCCCGAGCGCTCCATGCGGGTCCGCGCGGTGATCGGCACCGTGCTCACGGCGCTCGGCGTGGCCGGGGTCGTCACCGCCATGGTGCGGCCGGAGTCCGAGGCCGCGGGCACCGTGCTCGGGGTCGGTGCCGGCGCGGTGCTCCTCGGGGTGCTCATGCTCGCGCCGTCCCTCGCCCGCTGGGTCGTCGGTGCGCTGGCCTGGCCGTTCGTCCGCCTGCTGCGGCCCGTGGGCCGGCTCGCCCGCGGGAACGTCGTCCGCAACCCGCGGCGCACCGCCAACACCGCGGGCGCGCTCATGGTCGGCATGGCGCTCGTCGGCGGGGTGTCGGTGATCGCGGTGTCGACGCAGGAGTCCGTCGCCGGCGTGGTCGAGTCGCAGCTCCACGGCGACCTGGTGCTGCAGTCGGCGACGCGCGAGGTGCCGGCGGGCGCGGTCGCGGACGTCGGGGCGCTGCCTGAGGTCGGGACCGCCGACCCGTTCGCGTTCGCCCCGCTGCCCGTCGCGGAGCAGGGCGGCGACGACCAGGCCGTCGTGTACGTCGCCGGCCTCGCAGCCGACCTGTTCGACCGCGCCATCGATGTCGAGACCGTGGACGGGGACGTCTCCGCCGCGCTCGCGGACGGCGGCGCGATCGTCAAGGAGTCCGACGCCGAGACGCACGGCTGGCAGGTGGGCGACACGCTCACGGTCCAGGGGCTCACCGGCGACCGCGACGTGCGCGTCGGCGCCGTGTTCTCCAGCAACGTCATCGGGGCCCCGGTGGTCGTGCCGACCGCCGTGCTCGACGGCCTCGTGCCGGCGGAGCAGCAGAGCATCGACACGGTGCTCGTCGACGCGGCGCCCGGCGTCGGTGTCGACGAGCTGCAGGACGCGGTCGCCGCCGCCGTCTCGCCCTACGTGGTCGTCTCGGTGATGACGCAGGACGAGTTCGTGTCGACCCTCGCCGACCAGGTGAACCAGGTGCTGGTCATCCTGTACGCGCTGCTCGGCCTGTCGGTCGTGATCGCGGTGCTCGGCATCGTCAACACGCTCGCCCTGTCGGTCATCGAGCGG is a window encoding:
- the hrpA gene encoding ATP-dependent RNA helicase HrpA, which codes for MTDADPASPAPAPRRRGRRPGRGRGGSRPAAGAPAAAGAPGGPDQGQPTGGPRGAGAHGRRGGAGRGRRLAALADARRAAVLPPVTYPEQLPVSARRAEIAAAIRDHQVVIVAGETGSGKTTQLPKIALELGRGRDGQIGHTQPRRIAARTVAERIADELGTTIGELVGYQVRFTDESSDRTLVKVMTDGILLAQIQRDPELRQYDTLIIDEAHERSLNIDFVLGYLAQLLPRRPDLKVVITSATIDSARFAAHFAGPATPEHPEGAPAPVVEVTGRTYPVEVRYRPLSPDRPTDDPDDAPARRTAPAAKDAARDEDRDLMTAICEAVDELAAEGPGDVLVFLSGEREIRDAEEALRGHLGPRVQDARRPDAVELLPLYGRLSAAEQHRVFQAHGTRRVVLATNVAETSLTVPGIRYVVDPGTARISRYSKATKVQRLPIEPISQASANQRSGRCGRVADGIAIRLYSEEDYASRPRFTEPEILRTSLASVILQMIAVGVAAGPDDVASFPFVDPPDVRAVRDGVQLLTELGALEAGPSGTRLTDTGRALAQLPMDPRLARMIVEGGRRGVAREVMVVAAALSIQDPRERPVEQRAQADQAHARFADPTSDFLTYLNLWQYVRDAQRDLSGSAFRRLCRSEYLNWLRLREWQDVVTQLKELAKPLGITVNPPRRTDRDLSAGSADHEDPATAARGSLRLEWDADRIHVALLSGLLSQIGMQEASDLSGGAPQRGRGRDGGRAPDRRGRNEYLGARGARFAIFPGSALAKKPPAWVMAGELVETSRLWGRDAARIQPEWAEELAGHLVKRSYSEPSWSSKQGAAMALERVMLYGVPIVTGRRVLFGKVDAEHARELFIRHALVEGDWTTHHAFFAENRRLLDEAEDLEARSRRRGLVVDDDALFDFYDERIPDDVVSARHFDQWWKGARRQDPDLLTFTRELLVTEDAADAGIEGAFPSTWPQGDLELPLTYQFQPGTDADGVTVHVPLVALARVQPDGFDWMVPGLREELVTATIRALPKPVRVQLVPAPDVARDVVAWFDAHTASWADTVRAGDAAPSFRATFRQAVRALRDVEVPEDAVDEDRLPPHLRMTFRVVDDRGRVVDEGKDLAVLQRRLAARTQDAVSTAVRSAVRDAMADAARGDGDRGRGERTAPRPAAPVPGAAPAGRPAPAALPGFDAGDLSTWPDGLPGGELPERVETTDPSGLTVRGYPALVEHGRGPAATVRVEVLADAGEQALRHRAGLRRLLLRDVGLATARITSRWTGAQALALAASPYPSTEALVSDVQLAAVDRLLTEHLAGRPATSVRTAAAYAEARAVVRDRLEDATHRVVGDVVAVLGAARDLDAAVRGTRSLALLGTVRDVQAQAEALVHDGFVAETGADRLPHLTRYLRAAAHRLDKAGANPARDEQLAWQVRDLEQLLGQTRARVTSRTPVPAALAALDDARWLVEELRVSLFAQQLGTPVPVSEKRIRKALAALG
- a CDS encoding ATP-binding cassette domain-containing protein, yielding MLRAVGVSRVLGDRRVLTDVSLSVDPGHRLAVVGENGAGKSTLLRLLAGVDRPDGGTVSRPADLAYLHQEPPFGPGATVHDVLEDALAVVRALAADLERTAAALADPGAGPAAETAYDLALARAQAADVWDADARAQRVLAGLGLGGVDPDRPSGTLSGGERSRLALAAVLVRRPGAVLLDEPTNHLDDAAAEFLAAALVELPGAVVLASHDRVFLDEVGTEVLDLDPVPGGPRVVGGRFSDYREAQRVARRQWQERWEAEREEVAALRASLAGDGSARAVAPGRAMADRNKMAYGRYGDRVAHQVSRRVRDARRRLDEIEAAPVRRPPRGLAFRGTLTAAARQDGTVLAVRGAQVPGRLSVPALDVHRDTALLVTGPNGSGKSTLLHLLAGDLVPARGSVHRARGARVALLEQDVGLADDPRTPREVYGLVTGGVAGAVPLVELGLVAPRDADRPLRELSVGQRRRVVLALLVAQAPDVLLLDEPTNHISLALADELAEALRCAPGAVVVASHDRWLRRTWHGTTARVEDGGLVSEGARRVAGMTQSDSPAGDGAAAAAPVTEGERRAAQALADAGIPHTLVRHGRVGSLAEAAAARGVEPAAIVKTLVVRRGDDDFLFVLVPGDRSISWPKLRSLLGTSRMSMPDAATARDVTGYERGTITPFGSLRAWPVVADARVAGRTVSIGGGGHGVGATLAGDDLVRVLGATVADVTDPAPEDRG
- a CDS encoding STAS domain-containing protein; translated protein: MDLTEDPTGPMGGIGVTTAHGRTVVRLWGEVDGALRAEASASMAQALASTAPIVVDASGVTFIDSSGLAFVLQLHLAASETGQRLTLRDPGREVLEKLELLGMSGELEIEDQPAVA